A stretch of the uncultured Trichococcus sp. genome encodes the following:
- the rpmB gene encoding 50S ribosomal protein L28, translating to MSKECFVTGRKSRSGNNRSHAMNYTKRTFKPNLQKVRILVDGKPKKVWVSARALKSGKVERV from the coding sequence ATGTCAAAAGAATGTTTCGTAACAGGACGTAAAAGCCGTTCAGGTAATAACCGTTCCCACGCTATGAACTACACAAAACGTACTTTCAAACCAAACTTACAAAAAGTTCGTATCTTAGTCGATGGAAAACCTAAAAAAGTATGGGTTTCAGCTCGAGCTTTGAAATCTGGTAAAGTTGAAAGAGTATAA
- the rsgA gene encoding ribosome small subunit-dependent GTPase A codes for MQKGQVRKAISGFYYVYVDGQTYQTRGRGNFRVKNMAPLIGDFVDFESDNLTEGVLLDIYPRKNELIRPTVANVDCGVIVMSAIEPDFSSYLVDRFLVYLEANNITPIIYVTKIDLLDESVKKDMLQYKTYYESIGYKMILSDYPEGASSLDELVTTIGKGVAVFMGQSGAGKSTLLNQLMPELDLQTGEISTSLGRGRHTTRHVELHPVGDALIADTPGFSTIDLIDIETVDLPTFFPDFEAQRDQCRFAGCMHINEPDCRVKEAVASGEIAPYRYEHYLQFHEEIVGRKPMYTKKNKR; via the coding sequence TTGCAAAAAGGACAAGTCAGAAAAGCAATAAGCGGGTTTTATTATGTATATGTGGACGGCCAAACGTACCAAACAAGAGGGAGAGGAAACTTCCGCGTGAAAAACATGGCTCCGCTTATTGGGGATTTTGTCGATTTCGAAAGTGACAACTTAACGGAGGGTGTTCTGTTGGACATCTACCCCAGAAAAAATGAATTGATTCGTCCGACGGTGGCGAATGTCGATTGTGGCGTCATCGTCATGTCGGCGATCGAACCCGATTTTTCATCCTATTTGGTGGATCGTTTCCTGGTTTATCTGGAAGCGAACAACATCACTCCCATCATCTATGTCACAAAAATTGATCTATTGGATGAAAGCGTTAAGAAAGATATGTTGCAGTACAAAACATATTATGAGTCGATCGGATACAAGATGATTTTATCGGATTACCCTGAAGGGGCTTCCTCTTTGGATGAGTTGGTCACAACCATCGGCAAAGGGGTGGCGGTGTTTATGGGCCAATCCGGCGCCGGGAAATCGACTTTGTTGAATCAGCTGATGCCCGAGTTGGATTTGCAGACAGGTGAAATCTCGACTTCATTGGGCAGGGGGCGCCACACGACACGACATGTCGAATTGCATCCTGTAGGCGACGCTCTGATCGCGGATACCCCTGGTTTCAGTACAATCGACCTGATCGATATCGAAACTGTCGATCTGCCTACATTTTTCCCTGATTTTGAAGCGCAGCGCGACCAATGCCGGTTTGCAGGCTGCATGCACATCAACGAGCCGGATTGCCGGGTGAAGGAGGCCGTTGCATCCGGAGAAATTGCCCCATACAGATACGAACACTATCTGCAGTTCCATGAGGAAATCGTCGGCCGTAAGCCGATGTACACAAAAAAAAATAAGAGATAA
- a CDS encoding DAK2 domain-containing protein — protein sequence MKKTELTAEDFKAMVEIGAERLSENAEYVNSLNVFPVPDGDTGTNMNLSFTSGAERVRLSNAAKVDQLGSDLAKGLLMGARGNSGVILSQLFRGFSKAIEGKTTLNTIDLAEAFSHGVETAYKAVMKPVEGTILTVARESAKAGMKKAEHTDDIIELMGTVLKVAQIALDKTPDLLPVLKEVGVVDSGGQGLVYIYEGFMESLTGEKVPSAEKVISQADVTEIAHQENYHNVSHSIASEDIEFGYCTEIMVKLGEGETVTDTFDYDTFRNHLNELGDSLLVVADDEIVKVHVHTEYPGEVMNYGQKFGSLMKIKVDNMRMQHDAVLEKADAPVKKVEKVPYGVIAVAAGEGVHALFKSMGVSTIINGGQTMNPSTEDILKAIESTNAEQTIILPNNKNILMAANQAAEVSDAAVVVVASKTISQGLTAMLAFNESADLETNKANMTAELENVVSGQITNAVRDTVIDGLAITKDDFMGIVDGKILTADKDRKAATIETLKKMITDDSEIVTIIFGEDSDENESKEIAAIIESEYDFLEVEVQEGNQPVYSYLLSVE from the coding sequence GTGAAGAAAACTGAATTAACAGCTGAAGACTTTAAGGCGATGGTCGAAATCGGTGCCGAACGCCTCAGTGAAAATGCGGAATATGTAAATTCTTTGAATGTGTTCCCTGTTCCGGACGGAGACACGGGTACAAACATGAATCTATCATTCACATCGGGAGCTGAGCGTGTCAGGCTGTCGAATGCTGCAAAAGTTGATCAATTAGGATCGGATTTGGCTAAAGGGTTATTGATGGGCGCCAGAGGGAACTCGGGCGTCATTTTATCCCAGCTGTTCCGGGGCTTCTCAAAAGCGATCGAAGGCAAAACAACCTTGAATACAATTGACTTAGCGGAGGCTTTTTCCCACGGGGTCGAGACAGCCTACAAAGCGGTCATGAAACCTGTGGAAGGAACCATTCTGACGGTTGCACGCGAATCCGCAAAAGCCGGCATGAAAAAAGCAGAGCATACGGACGACATCATCGAGCTGATGGGAACGGTCCTTAAAGTGGCTCAGATTGCGTTGGATAAGACCCCTGATCTGTTGCCGGTATTGAAAGAGGTAGGCGTGGTCGACAGTGGCGGACAAGGCCTGGTGTACATTTACGAAGGTTTTATGGAATCTTTGACCGGAGAAAAAGTGCCGTCAGCCGAAAAGGTAATCTCACAAGCGGATGTGACCGAAATCGCTCACCAGGAAAATTATCATAACGTTTCACACTCCATTGCATCTGAAGACATCGAATTCGGCTATTGCACAGAAATCATGGTTAAACTGGGCGAAGGCGAAACCGTGACGGATACTTTTGACTATGATACATTCCGAAATCATCTGAACGAACTCGGAGATTCCTTGTTGGTCGTAGCAGATGACGAAATCGTGAAGGTTCATGTGCATACCGAGTATCCAGGGGAAGTCATGAACTACGGCCAAAAATTCGGCTCTCTGATGAAAATCAAAGTGGATAATATGCGCATGCAGCATGACGCTGTTCTGGAAAAAGCGGACGCACCTGTAAAAAAAGTTGAAAAAGTTCCTTACGGTGTGATAGCTGTAGCTGCCGGTGAAGGTGTGCATGCCCTGTTCAAGAGCATGGGGGTCTCCACGATCATCAATGGCGGACAAACGATGAATCCTAGTACGGAGGACATCCTTAAGGCTATCGAAAGCACCAATGCCGAGCAAACAATCATTTTGCCGAACAACAAAAATATTCTCATGGCTGCAAATCAGGCTGCCGAAGTGTCTGATGCGGCTGTAGTTGTAGTCGCTTCAAAGACGATTTCACAAGGCCTGACAGCTATGCTTGCCTTCAATGAATCAGCGGACTTGGAAACGAATAAAGCCAATATGACTGCCGAACTGGAAAATGTTGTCAGCGGACAAATCACGAATGCGGTGCGGGACACCGTCATCGACGGATTGGCTATCACGAAAGACGACTTCATGGGAATCGTCGACGGGAAAATCCTGACGGCCGACAAGGACAGAAAAGCCGCAACGATAGAAACCCTGAAAAAGATGATCACGGACGACAGCGAAATCGTCACCATCATCTTCGGGGAAGACAGCGATGAAAATGAAAGCAAAGAGATCGCAGCAATCATCGAATCGGAATATGACTTCCTGGAAGTGGAAGTGCAAGAAGGAAATCAACCGGTGTACAGTTATCTTCTTTCTGTAGAATAA
- a CDS encoding Asp23/Gls24 family envelope stress response protein: MAVKIQTQYGMVDLSNEVIATVVGGAATDNYGVVGMASKNQIRDNISEILKKENYSRGVVIRQEENGVAVDVYIIVLYGTKISEICRNVQTQVKYNLEMMLGFSANTVNVFVQGVRVLKD, from the coding sequence ATGGCAGTTAAAATCCAAACACAATATGGGATGGTTGACTTATCGAACGAAGTGATCGCTACGGTAGTGGGCGGCGCCGCAACGGATAATTATGGCGTTGTCGGAATGGCCAGCAAAAATCAAATCAGAGATAACATCAGTGAAATATTAAAAAAAGAGAACTATTCACGCGGTGTCGTGATTCGTCAAGAAGAGAATGGAGTAGCTGTTGATGTTTATATCATTGTACTCTACGGAACAAAAATTTCTGAGATTTGCCGAAATGTTCAAACCCAAGTCAAATACAATCTTGAAATGATGTTGGGCTTTTCCGCAAATACAGTGAATGTGTTCGTCCAAGGCGTAAGAGTATTAAAGGACTAA
- a CDS encoding Stp1/IreP family PP2C-type Ser/Thr phosphatase: MQIAFKSDRGKKRAINQDYVSYFVNEAQQPLMIVCDGMGGHKAGDVASEMGVSHLGAAWKGSRFTNSEELSRWLIVNIQRVNDLIFQKSLDYSDLDGMGTTLVAAASVGKEIIFANIGDSRAYVYRNYKLRQITEDHSLVNEFIKSGEITPEEAQHHPRKNILTRSLGVSRKLDIDIIAMPLVQGDLLLLCSDGLTNMMDDEEISQMLKEWLPLEEKVLSLVDKANAAGGLDNITVLLADFTDREGEPLWRQERN; encoded by the coding sequence ATGCAGATAGCCTTCAAAAGTGATAGAGGCAAAAAAAGAGCAATCAATCAAGATTACGTGAGTTATTTCGTGAATGAAGCCCAGCAGCCGCTCATGATCGTATGCGATGGCATGGGTGGCCATAAGGCTGGTGACGTTGCCAGCGAAATGGGGGTATCCCATCTGGGCGCAGCCTGGAAAGGATCCCGGTTCACGAACAGCGAAGAATTGTCCCGTTGGCTGATCGTCAACATCCAGCGCGTCAATGATCTGATTTTCCAGAAATCGTTGGATTACAGCGATCTGGACGGAATGGGGACGACTTTGGTGGCGGCAGCCAGCGTAGGCAAGGAAATCATTTTTGCCAATATCGGTGATAGCCGAGCCTATGTCTACAGAAATTATAAACTCCGCCAAATCACAGAAGACCATTCCTTAGTGAATGAATTCATCAAGTCAGGGGAAATAACCCCCGAGGAAGCGCAGCATCATCCAAGAAAGAATATTTTGACGCGCTCCCTCGGTGTCTCCAGAAAACTGGACATCGATATCATCGCCATGCCGCTCGTGCAGGGCGATCTGTTGTTGCTTTGCTCCGATGGCTTGACCAACATGATGGATGATGAAGAGATTTCCCAAATGCTGAAAGAATGGCTTCCGCTTGAAGAAAAAGTCCTTTCCCTGGTCGATAAAGCAAATGCTGCTGGCGGACTGGATAACATCACAGTCCTTTTGGCTGATTTTACGGATAGAGAGGGGGAACCGTTGTGGAGGCAGGAAAGAAATTAG
- the recG gene encoding ATP-dependent DNA helicase RecG, protein MEAEHSKRLDIYEPVGELPHVGPKRVEALHSLGIDTIYDLITHFPFRYEDIKVKTLDEIEDSDKVTLKGQVVTAPVVHHYGFKKSRLSFKLAIEDAIISVTFFNQPYLKQKILLEDEVAIFGKWERARQSLAGMKILGSSNGQDDYAAIYHVNKAIKQQTILNLIKQAIELYSPVIPEILPQHLMQTYHLMSHRDAIRAMHFPKSDEESEQARRQIIYQEFFLYQVRLQLLQLSRKTENKGIPVLYDVDKLKGFIATLPFELTDGQKKVVNEICRDLRKPYEMNRLLQGDVGSGKTIVAVIALMAAVLGGYQGAFMVPTEILAEQHHRTLQSLFEYTDVSVALLTGSTKAKERKELLKRLAEGDLHILIGTHALIQEDVVFSDLGLVITDEQHRFGVQQRHKLNEKGNNPNVLYMTATPIPRTLAITTMGEMDVSVLDQMPDGRKPIKTIWNKSDKIENVLEFIRKQMDNGQQAYIITPLIEKSESLDVKNAEDVHQAVTAYYKGKYQIGLLHGRLKSEEKDQIMRRFQNNELQVLVSTTVIEVGLNVPNATVMVIQDADRFGLSQLHQLRGRVGRGDKESYCVLLADPKTDNGKERMRIMVESTDGFYLSQRDLELRGPGDLFGNKQSGLPDFKSGDIIRDAVILDIAHNDAIQITRERDFESNPAYECLREAVEREKEKLKRLQ, encoded by the coding sequence ATGGAAGCGGAACACAGCAAACGATTGGATATCTATGAACCAGTCGGGGAATTGCCCCACGTAGGACCGAAGCGGGTTGAGGCACTGCATTCGTTGGGCATCGATACAATCTATGATCTGATCACACATTTTCCTTTCCGTTACGAGGACATAAAAGTCAAAACATTGGACGAAATCGAGGATTCGGACAAAGTGACGCTGAAAGGACAAGTTGTGACGGCTCCGGTCGTTCATCATTACGGCTTTAAAAAAAGCAGGCTATCATTCAAATTAGCCATAGAAGATGCCATCATCTCAGTAACCTTCTTCAATCAGCCTTACCTGAAACAGAAGATTTTGCTGGAGGATGAGGTCGCAATCTTCGGAAAATGGGAACGCGCCCGCCAAAGCTTGGCGGGGATGAAAATCCTCGGCAGTTCGAACGGACAGGATGATTATGCCGCCATTTATCACGTCAACAAGGCGATCAAGCAGCAGACCATCCTGAATCTGATCAAACAGGCGATCGAACTGTACTCTCCGGTCATTCCCGAGATTCTTCCGCAGCATCTGATGCAGACGTATCATCTGATGAGCCATAGGGATGCCATCCGGGCGATGCACTTTCCCAAAAGCGATGAAGAATCGGAGCAAGCCAGACGGCAAATCATCTATCAGGAGTTTTTCCTTTATCAAGTACGGCTGCAATTGCTGCAGCTGAGCCGCAAGACGGAGAACAAAGGCATTCCGGTCCTGTACGATGTGGACAAACTGAAGGGGTTCATAGCGACTTTGCCGTTTGAACTGACGGATGGGCAAAAGAAGGTCGTCAACGAAATCTGCCGGGATCTGCGCAAACCGTATGAAATGAACCGTCTGTTGCAAGGGGACGTCGGCAGCGGCAAAACGATCGTAGCGGTGATCGCCCTGATGGCGGCCGTCCTGGGCGGGTACCAAGGGGCTTTTATGGTGCCCACTGAAATTTTGGCGGAACAGCACCATCGTACCTTGCAGAGCCTATTCGAGTACACCGATGTCTCCGTTGCCCTGCTTACCGGCAGCACGAAGGCAAAGGAAAGAAAAGAATTATTGAAGCGGCTTGCAGAAGGGGACTTGCATATCCTGATCGGAACGCATGCGCTGATCCAAGAGGATGTCGTTTTTTCCGACCTTGGCCTGGTCATAACCGATGAGCAGCACCGTTTCGGTGTGCAACAACGGCACAAGCTGAACGAAAAAGGGAACAACCCGAATGTCCTGTATATGACAGCCACGCCGATCCCAAGGACGTTGGCGATAACCACGATGGGGGAAATGGATGTTTCGGTGCTTGACCAGATGCCCGACGGCCGAAAACCGATCAAAACCATCTGGAACAAATCGGATAAGATCGAAAATGTACTTGAGTTCATCCGGAAACAGATGGATAATGGACAACAGGCGTACATCATCACGCCTCTGATCGAGAAATCCGAATCATTGGACGTCAAGAATGCGGAAGACGTGCATCAAGCCGTGACGGCCTATTACAAAGGGAAATACCAGATCGGTCTGTTGCACGGTCGTCTCAAGTCCGAAGAAAAGGATCAGATCATGCGCCGTTTCCAAAACAATGAGCTGCAGGTTTTGGTATCGACGACAGTCATCGAGGTCGGCCTGAATGTGCCGAATGCAACAGTGATGGTCATCCAGGATGCCGACCGATTCGGATTATCCCAGCTCCACCAATTGCGGGGCCGGGTGGGCCGGGGAGACAAAGAGTCCTACTGTGTGCTGCTTGCCGATCCGAAAACCGACAACGGCAAGGAACGCATGCGCATCATGGTGGAGTCGACTGACGGTTTTTACCTGAGTCAAAGGGATTTGGAACTGCGTGGACCGGGTGATCTTTTCGGAAACAAACAATCCGGCTTGCCCGACTTCAAATCAGGGGACATCATACGGGATGCCGTCATCTTGGATATTGCGCACAATGACGCTATCCAAATCACGCGCGAAAGAGACTTTGAAAGCAACCCTGCCTACGAATGTTTACGGGAAGCAGTCGAGCGCGAAAAAGAAAAGTTAAAGAGATTGCAGTGA
- the rsmB gene encoding 16S rRNA (cytosine(967)-C(5))-methyltransferase RsmB has product MDNKLKNKIKHTVRYLAVDILESVENEGAYSNLLLNKVIQSEKLSPKDAGLLTEIVYGVIQRKMTLDYGLSSYIKDPKKQLSWVTNLLRISAYQMVYLTKVPDHAVLFDAVEIAKAKGHAGIASYVNGVLRNVQRNGLRDWKAISNAKKRISVGASMPKWLVAYFIEKIGIEETEKMAFSLLEDPFVSVRLQSGEMSREEAVGLLKADGYDVVPSPVSPVGIRIRGGKIVDSPLFKEGILTIQDESSQLVAPVGALEKDFLVLDSCAAPGGKTTHMASYLSASENGKVIALDMYEHKIGLIIQNAERLHVSDRIETRVLDAKEAGEAFAPETFDVIYVDAPCSGLGLMRRKPDIKYVKNAQDFLDLHQEQLRILDSVSPLVKKGGRLVYSTCTLTKEENQMTVHTFIENHAEFAIIPVHSDYLDKKSFTPEGFVQIFPHDYGTDGFFISCMEKGK; this is encoded by the coding sequence ATGGACAATAAACTTAAAAACAAGATCAAGCACACAGTCCGTTATCTGGCTGTCGATATATTGGAGAGCGTAGAGAATGAGGGCGCTTATTCCAATCTGCTGCTGAACAAAGTCATTCAATCCGAAAAGTTGTCCCCTAAGGATGCCGGCCTATTGACGGAGATTGTCTATGGCGTCATCCAGCGGAAAATGACTCTGGATTACGGCCTTTCGTCCTACATCAAAGATCCCAAAAAACAACTCTCTTGGGTCACTAACTTACTGCGCATCTCCGCCTATCAGATGGTCTATTTGACGAAGGTGCCGGATCATGCCGTCCTTTTCGATGCGGTTGAAATAGCGAAAGCTAAAGGCCATGCGGGCATCGCCAGCTATGTGAACGGCGTACTGCGCAATGTGCAGCGCAATGGGCTGCGCGACTGGAAGGCGATAAGCAACGCCAAGAAACGCATCAGCGTAGGGGCCAGCATGCCGAAATGGCTCGTGGCTTATTTCATCGAAAAGATCGGCATCGAGGAAACCGAAAAAATGGCATTTTCCCTATTGGAAGATCCCTTCGTATCGGTCAGGCTGCAGTCAGGTGAAATGTCCCGTGAAGAGGCTGTCGGACTTCTGAAAGCAGACGGTTATGATGTGGTCCCGAGTCCTGTTTCTCCAGTGGGCATCCGGATCCGCGGCGGGAAAATCGTCGACTCTCCGCTGTTTAAAGAGGGTATCCTTACGATTCAGGACGAATCGAGCCAATTGGTCGCACCGGTCGGAGCGTTGGAAAAGGACTTTCTGGTTTTGGACAGCTGTGCCGCACCGGGCGGCAAAACGACGCACATGGCCAGTTATCTATCGGCTTCGGAAAACGGCAAAGTCATCGCTTTGGATATGTATGAGCACAAGATAGGCTTGATCATTCAAAACGCCGAGCGACTGCACGTATCCGATCGCATCGAAACAAGGGTGTTGGATGCGAAGGAGGCAGGTGAAGCATTTGCACCGGAAACTTTTGATGTCATCTACGTCGATGCACCCTGCTCGGGGTTGGGCTTGATGCGCAGAAAACCGGATATCAAATATGTGAAGAATGCGCAGGACTTTTTGGACCTGCATCAAGAACAGCTTCGAATCTTGGACTCCGTCAGTCCTTTGGTAAAAAAAGGTGGACGTTTGGTGTACAGTACATGTACACTTACTAAAGAAGAGAATCAAATGACTGTCCATACATTCATTGAAAATCATGCCGAATTTGCGATTATCCCGGTTCACTCCGATTATTTGGATAAAAAATCTTTCACTCCTGAAGGATTTGTGCAGATTTTTCCGCATGATTACGGGACCGATGGATTCTTCATCAGCTGTATGGAAAAAGGTAAATGA
- a CDS encoding thiamine diphosphokinase: MQSEKVVIVVGGDQTDVAALVHRYSVSHRLVGADRGALTLAELLPHFDAAIGDFDSVTPAEMEDIKKKSHVCHILPAQKDETDTEAAIAYAIETFKPEEIILLGAFGGRLDHLMSNLWLAFHPLLQGVSGKISLMDRHNTLRFYMPGNYVLEKEADKQYLSFIGMTPVKKLTLTGVVYPLHGKDYEYPIALVSNEFKDDEMHFSFGAGLLAVIQSSDKRK; this comes from the coding sequence ATGCAGTCTGAAAAAGTGGTGATTGTGGTCGGAGGCGACCAGACGGATGTAGCAGCCTTGGTCCACCGCTATTCGGTAAGCCATCGCTTGGTCGGCGCAGACCGCGGAGCGTTGACGCTTGCCGAGCTGCTCCCGCATTTCGATGCGGCCATCGGCGATTTTGATTCCGTCACCCCGGCCGAAATGGAAGACATCAAAAAGAAAAGCCATGTTTGCCACATCCTTCCTGCCCAAAAAGATGAAACGGACACAGAGGCGGCTATCGCCTATGCAATCGAAACGTTCAAGCCTGAAGAAATCATTCTTTTGGGAGCCTTCGGAGGACGGTTGGATCATCTGATGAGCAATTTATGGTTGGCGTTCCATCCGCTACTGCAAGGGGTGTCAGGAAAAATCAGCCTGATGGATCGGCATAACACTTTGCGGTTTTATATGCCCGGCAATTATGTTCTGGAAAAAGAAGCGGATAAACAGTATTTGTCGTTCATCGGCATGACCCCTGTCAAAAAATTGACATTGACGGGAGTTGTTTATCCTTTGCACGGAAAGGATTACGAATACCCGATAGCTTTGGTCAGCAACGAGTTTAAAGACGATGAGATGCATTTTTCTTTTGGAGCTGGCCTATTGGCAGTCATCCAAAGTTCTGATAAGCGCAAATAA
- the pknB gene encoding Stk1 family PASTA domain-containing Ser/Thr kinase, translated as MEAGKKLGGRYKIIRHIGSGGMANVYLGHDLILDRPVAIKVLRFDFRNNKDALRRFQREALSATQLIHPNIVGVYDVDEEDELQYIVMEFIDGTDLKKYIDIQGRVLPEKSIHIMNQVLSAVALAHKNRIIHRDIKPQNILIDHQDRIKITDFGIAVALSETSITQTNTLLGSVHYLSPEQARGSMATSKSDIYALGVVLYELLSGAVPFDGESAVSIALKHFQEPMPSIREKHPEIPQSLENVILKATAKEPLDRYATCEEMMADLDTCLNEGRLHEAPFMPVSLLQETKVLTPLSAEIVAKGDNDKTIVSPPSSVKAEPIQEYEPGREAAVAAVGKKKRKKWTISLIFVLMLALIVSFFLFFYNNRETDAVIVPDVSDMDQASARLALEDAGLVVGDITEEYSDEVEEDYVIGTSPKIGASVETGDEIDLVISLGEELFTLLDYEGQEYERVLDELREEGFTIERTHEFSSEVAAGIIISQSIEPGAEVKPSKTTLSFLVSDGNEFYTMRDLSGYTRKSVEDYSSQYGLALTVTEAYSDTIAAGLVVSQSLASGSAFVSGDTLSVVISLGPEEPQVISFSRTITIPYLAATVSEPTSESDNSQGSENANSNANVSSTSNEPNHIVIYVQDEDHILSDVFREFDIAADEVVTLNFRILEGSSASYRIERDGEVINEASGITQ; from the coding sequence GTGGAGGCAGGAAAGAAATTAGGCGGTCGCTATAAAATTATCCGGCATATCGGAAGCGGCGGGATGGCAAACGTTTATCTGGGCCACGATCTGATTCTGGATCGCCCGGTTGCCATCAAAGTATTGCGCTTTGACTTCCGTAACAACAAGGATGCCTTGCGCCGTTTCCAGCGTGAAGCCCTCTCGGCTACGCAATTGATCCATCCCAATATCGTGGGCGTTTATGATGTTGACGAAGAAGATGAACTGCAATACATCGTGATGGAATTCATCGACGGCACGGATCTGAAAAAATACATCGACATCCAAGGCAGGGTTTTGCCGGAGAAGTCGATCCACATCATGAATCAAGTTTTGTCGGCTGTGGCGTTGGCGCACAAAAACCGGATCATCCACAGGGACATCAAACCACAGAATATTCTGATCGATCATCAGGATCGCATCAAAATTACCGATTTCGGTATAGCGGTCGCGTTGTCGGAAACGTCGATCACCCAGACGAATACGCTGTTGGGGTCCGTTCATTATTTGTCCCCGGAGCAAGCCAGAGGCAGCATGGCCACTTCAAAATCAGATATCTACGCTTTGGGCGTTGTCCTGTATGAATTGCTCAGCGGGGCGGTTCCGTTCGATGGAGAGTCGGCCGTCAGCATAGCCCTGAAACATTTTCAGGAACCGATGCCTTCCATCCGGGAAAAGCATCCGGAAATCCCCCAAAGTCTGGAAAACGTCATTCTGAAGGCGACGGCGAAAGAACCGCTCGATCGCTACGCTACTTGCGAAGAAATGATGGCGGACCTCGATACGTGCTTGAATGAGGGACGCCTGCATGAAGCACCTTTTATGCCGGTATCGCTCTTGCAGGAAACCAAAGTGCTCACCCCCCTATCCGCTGAAATAGTGGCTAAAGGGGATAACGACAAAACGATTGTTTCGCCTCCATCAAGCGTGAAAGCCGAGCCGATCCAGGAATACGAGCCTGGGCGAGAGGCTGCTGTAGCCGCAGTCGGCAAGAAAAAACGGAAGAAGTGGACAATCTCTCTTATCTTCGTGTTGATGCTCGCTCTGATCGTCAGCTTTTTCCTTTTCTTCTACAATAACCGAGAGACGGATGCGGTGATTGTGCCGGATGTGTCTGATATGGATCAAGCCAGTGCGCGCCTTGCTTTGGAAGATGCCGGATTGGTCGTGGGGGATATAACGGAAGAATACAGTGATGAAGTCGAAGAAGATTATGTCATCGGAACATCGCCAAAAATTGGTGCATCCGTGGAAACCGGAGATGAGATTGATCTGGTCATCAGTCTGGGCGAGGAATTATTCACGCTGTTGGACTATGAAGGCCAAGAGTATGAGCGTGTTTTGGATGAATTGCGTGAAGAAGGCTTTACGATCGAAAGGACGCATGAATTCAGCAGCGAAGTCGCAGCAGGCATCATCATCAGCCAAAGCATAGAGCCCGGTGCGGAAGTGAAGCCAAGCAAAACTACGCTGTCTTTTCTTGTGAGCGACGGAAATGAATTCTACACGATGCGCGATCTATCGGGCTATACGCGAAAAAGTGTCGAGGATTATTCGAGTCAATACGGTCTTGCTTTGACAGTCACGGAAGCCTATTCGGATACGATTGCAGCAGGTCTCGTCGTAAGCCAAAGTCTTGCAAGCGGGTCCGCTTTTGTATCCGGAGATACTTTGAGTGTAGTGATTTCATTGGGTCCTGAAGAGCCGCAAGTCATTTCCTTCAGCCGCACCATCACGATTCCCTATCTGGCTGCAACCGTATCGGAACCCACTTCTGAGAGCGACAACAGTCAAGGTAGTGAAAATGCCAACAGCAATGCGAATGTCAGCAGCACCTCCAATGAGCCGAACCATATCGTCATTTATGTGCAGGATGAAGATCATATCCTCAGTGACGTATTCCGCGAGTTCGATATAGCAGCGGATGAAGTTGTGACATTGAATTTCCGTATTCTTGAAGGCAGCTCCGCCTCTTACCGGATCGAAAGAGATGGTGAAGTCATCAATGAAGCGTCCGGAATTACACAATAA
- the rpe gene encoding ribulose-phosphate 3-epimerase, which yields MKIAPSILSADFANLERDVKLVEQAGADYIHIDAMDGQFVANLTLGPNVVQAIRPHTKLPLDCHLMVNTPEKLIPAFARAGADIITIHAEATAHIHGAIQMIKNENIAAGVVINPGTSVDVIKPVLGDVDMVLVMTVNPGFGGQGFIESTLGKIQELASLREKHGYHYEIEVDGGITHETITKCIKAGADVFVAGSYIYDDENPAAAISRLKDACHNAV from the coding sequence ATGAAAATTGCTCCATCCATACTAAGTGCTGATTTCGCGAATTTAGAACGGGACGTCAAGTTAGTTGAACAAGCGGGTGCCGATTATATCCACATCGATGCCATGGACGGCCAATTCGTCGCCAATTTGACTTTGGGTCCAAATGTTGTGCAGGCAATCCGGCCGCACACAAAATTACCGTTGGATTGCCATTTGATGGTGAACACGCCTGAAAAATTGATCCCGGCTTTTGCCAGAGCCGGCGCCGATATCATCACGATCCACGCGGAAGCTACTGCTCATATCCATGGAGCGATCCAGATGATCAAAAATGAAAATATAGCAGCTGGTGTCGTCATTAACCCAGGCACAAGCGTAGACGTCATCAAACCCGTGTTGGGTGATGTCGATATGGTACTTGTCATGACCGTCAACCCGGGCTTCGGTGGCCAAGGTTTCATCGAAAGCACCTTGGGGAAAATCCAAGAGTTGGCTTCTTTGCGCGAAAAACATGGCTATCATTACGAAATCGAAGTCGACGGCGGCATTACTCACGAGACCATCACCAAATGCATCAAAGCAGGTGCTGATGTATTCGTAGCCGGTTCCTACATTTATGACGATGAAAACCCAGCAGCTGCCATCAGCCGACTGAAGGATGCTTGTCATAATGCAGTCTGA